AACTGTCCACATGTACCAAAGAGGCTCTGTTCACAGTTAAAGCTGCAAGGATTTCAGGAACCGCTTTCATGAAGCTCggctgcattttctgttttgatCAGCTGGGTTTACAGCAGCCAGCTCCACTTAGCataaattattaatttattactgAGCATTGCAAAGGAGGATAGAGGAATAATTCAGTGAGATAAAGACATCAGCTGGAACACTATAGGCACTTCTTGTCTGCTTGAAGTTTATTGGACTCAGGCTTTCTGCCTTTTAGCAAGAGACCCCACACAACTAAACTTTGTAGTCAAAACTTTCAAGTGTGATTGGGTGTTCATTGTTGCTCTGCGGCTTGGCCTCTATCTCTTTCcctacacacaggaaaaccctagATTTCTTTTGGTGGTGTAAAATCATGCAGCTCCATTGACTTTAATGAAGTTGTGTCAGTTGTTATCcggaaaaaaaacaaagaaataaaatgttggagggtggcCGGAAAGCCTTACGGAAGGGCGCAGTCATGAAGCCAGCAGTGGACAAGACGTTCCTTGAGGGCACGGGGCATTACGTGGACCTTGAGGAGGCTGGAGGAAGTACAAGTTTGTTGAtggatttaggtaaaggtaaaggtacccctgcccgtacgggccagtcttgacagactctagggttgtgcgcccatctcactcaagaggccgggggccagcgctgtccggagacacttccgggtcacgtggccagcgtgacatcgctgctctggcgagccagcgcagcacacggaaacgccgtttaccttcccgctagtaagcggtccctatttatctacttgcacccgggggtgctttcgaactgctaggtgggcaggcactgggaccgagcaacgggagcgcaccccgccgcggggattcgaaccaccgacctttcgatcggcaagccctaggcgctgaggcttttacccacagcgccacccacgtccctgttgaTGGATTTAGCTGTCAATAAAAAGTCAGTACATGCAGACTTCTTTAATAATTTTGATGATGACGATATCCAGTGAAATTCAACTTCCTGCTGTGCTAAATACCTAAGTTTCTTGTTGAAGCAGACTATA
This genomic stretch from Podarcis muralis chromosome 11, rPodMur119.hap1.1, whole genome shotgun sequence harbors:
- the LOC114606765 gene encoding COP9 signalosome complex subunit 9-like, producing MLEGGRKALRKGAVMKPAVDKTFLEGTGHYVDLEEAGGSTSLLMDLAVNKKSVHADFFNNFDDDDIQ